One region of Choristoneura fumiferana chromosome 3, NRCan_CFum_1, whole genome shotgun sequence genomic DNA includes:
- the Tmem18 gene encoding transmembrane protein 18, whose amino-acid sequence MEGFIEVNEISDFISYIRSIEWRDPWLIALLSFHVIVTFTCFSTRNCGNFQVMLFITLLLLVYFSESINEVAAKNWALFSRQQYFDSKGLFISVVFSIPILLNCMIMVGSWLYQSTQIMTNIKKAQLRQRLKELNLREQQQHIKAD is encoded by the exons ATGGAAGGTTTTATCGAAGTGAACGAAATATCcgattttatttcatatatcCGTAGT ATTGAGTGGCGCGATCCCTGGCTTATAGCTCTGTTGTCCTTTCATGTGATAGTAACATTCACTTGCTTTTCAACAAGAAACTGTGGAAACTTTCAAGTAATGCTCTTTATCACATTAT TACTCTTGGTCTACTTCTCAGAGAGTATAAACGAGGTTGCGGCCAAGAACTGGGCCCTGTTCTCTCGGCAACAATATTTTGATAGCAAAGGCCTGTTTATATCAGTGGTGTTTTCCATTCCCATATTACTGAATTGTATGATTATGGTG GGATCATGGCTGTACCAATCAACTCAAATAATGACTAACATAAAGAAAGCACAGCTGCGACAACGTTTGAAAGAACTCAACTTAAGAGAGCAACAGCAACACATCAAGGCAGATTaa
- the LOC141426451 gene encoding DNA primase large subunit-like: protein MDLQIKRKSVKAPVTGSLVETYPHDLQMYKVPPIEKVSLQEFETLALERLNLLRSLTNATTLKGLRMYSEEWTEYVLNDLKTLGLKYYVRLCERTACGSTEADLQARRKDHIAHFILRLAYCRTEELRRWYIARESELFKMRFIIMRGDTVDKFFKLNNLSYTNISDEEKNSIITYLRESTPHQNIDTLKYYKVKFFEVLDLVRARKAYLKGGYAYIPHKDFISVLSAQYKKHLKHSLAIAAQHLSEIEQDERLVSLLKGLHQTYTGTDYSDTKSVVPIESLDSLSVKSFPLCMRQLHEQLRAAHHLKHGGRLQYGLFLKGIGVTLEDSLRFWRDEFTKIMDLDKFEKQYAYNVRYNYGKEGSKRNYSPFSCMRIISNTVGQGDCHGCPFRHCDVSNLKNRLQGYGLDSQSIQSVVEMTKKGHFQIACSKYFDAVHNVDLGLGINHPNQYFEESQKLQGEKKGDTKVQVKNEVRAIKKEQGNDIEDMDFDEISEWKE from the coding sequence ATGGATctacaaataaaaagaaagtcTGTAAAGGCTCCAGTTACCGGTAGTCTCGTGGAAACGTACCCCCACGATCTCCAGATGTATAAAGTGCCCCCGATTGAAAAGGTCTCGTTACAAGAATTTGAAACGCTTGCTTTGGAGAGACTTAATCTTTTGAGAAGTTTAACTAATGCCACTACTCTTAAAGGACTTAGAATGTATTCAGAGGAGTGGACGGAGTACGTGTTAAATGATCTTAAAACCCTAGGCCTTAAATATTATGTAAGACTGTGTGAAAGAACTGCTTGTGGTTCCACCGAGGCTGATCTACAAGCTAGACGCAAAGATCATATCGCTCATTTCATCCTAAGACTTGCATACTGCAGAACTGAAGAGTTACGACGATGGTACATCGCCAGGGAATCTGAGCTGTTCAAAATGAGATTCATCATCATGAGAGGTGACACAGTTgataaatttttcaaattgaACAATCTATCCTACACCAATATTTCtgatgaagaaaaaaatagCATCATCACTTATTTAAGGGAATCAACTCCACATCAAAACATTGATACTTTAAAGTACTACAAAGTCAAATTCTTTGAAGTGTTAGACTTAGTCAGAGCAAGAAAAGCATATCTAAAAGGTGGTTATGCTTATATTCcacacaaagattttatttcagttttgtCTGCTCAATATAAAAAACACTTAAAGCATAGCTTGGCCATTGCTGCCCAGCATCTCTCTGAAATAGAACAAGATGAGCGCCTGGTCAGCTTGCTGAAAGGCTTGCACCAAACATACACTGGCACTGACTATAGTGATACCAAATCTGTTGTCCCTATTGAAAGCTTAGACTCTCTGTCTGTAAAATCATTCCCTCTCTGCATGAGACAGCTTCACGAGCAGCTCCGGGCAGCTCACCACCTCAAGCATGGAGGAAGATTACAGTATGGTCTGTTCCTCAAAGGCATTGGAGTAACATTGGAAGATTCTCTCAGATTTTGGAGAGATGAGTTCACCAAAATTATGGATCTGGACAAATTTGAGAAGCAGTATGCTTATAATGTCAGATATAACTATGGTAAAGAAGGCAGCAAGAGGAACTATTCTCCTTTTAGCTGCATGAGAATAATCAGCAACACAGTTGGTCAAGGTGATTGCCATGGGTGTCCTTTCAGACACTGTGATGTTAGTAATTTGAAGAACAGACTACAAGGATATGGATTGGACTCTCAATCTATTCAGAGTGTTGTAGAAATGACTAAAAAGGGTCATTTTCAGATTGCCTGCAGCAAGTACTTTGATGCAGTCCATAATGTGGATCTTGGTTTAGGTATAAACCATCCTAACCAATACTTTGAAGAAAGTCAAAAGCTACAAGGAGAAAAGAAGGGTGACACTAAAGTACAAGTAAAGAATGAAGTGAGAGCCATTAAAAAAGAGCAAGGAAATGATATAGAAGATATGGACTTTGATGAAATATCTGAATGGAAAGAATGA
- the LOC141426450 gene encoding Golgi apparatus protein 1-like, whose translation MVTNGVLLKLMCLLAAYLISNIKCAQLPGDLKRPKGRYTLDLSGCGLFEQQCSQFDDDLALLSCALTTARSNKTQVLSACQHKVWSHQAELIDNSYISNKLKQPCQDEQLILDCLTPPEVAIDCVLKKKVGVKNRSCWRMINKIELLIFNDWQIIYNFLKACSDDIQANTCGRIPPDFRSLSQSQTLKCLETKEQALKPECNAEITALKEMKYTTLQMDKLVFVACNLDLKNFCPDEVPGSWLMYKCLVRHKYDNAMTKRCQDQLFFDQRNMVMNYRASKGLVRSCKEDIRKYHCRKGVVDEKDVRLAQILLCLENVSRNDSTKLSHECTAEMTDHRKMLMDDYRLSPELMHDCANDITTLCRGIETGGRTLHCLMDHARPRKRKEKRISIACRKSLEVLVQEADPGEDWRVDPILRKACKPVVDSACGEVVGGNGRVMSCLMEKLGTAVMSSDCEAALMQIQYFISRDFKLDPQLYKACKYDAVTQCKTKLHWADENQQKSEKDPSVLPCLYNFAYDSELRGRLKPACEQQVRRVMRQRAISVDLLPEIEDYCIDDLTNLCIGNTGKGEEIQCLQDRIKELAPKCKEAVTNFTETQSGHIELNAVVSNYCRIPTKKLCSFELNSKKDEDDVLECLISHKNDPEIKSNIKCKAAIDHEQLISLRNYRFTRKFKNACKSYVVKFCPKAQTKIQVVTCLSEIVRNDTINRKKHTIFKECRQQLRSQLFQQKESIDLDPELKEACKRDLQEYCPNMLHAESAALECLQTAKGQLTDSCRKAIFVVRKQEFTDNGIDYHLINTCNNMIDLYCHNTEPAKILECLKVHHDKPDFPESCKVVIVNRMIEQNTDYRFNINLQNACDLDIKKYCSAIIAIEPKDVELQGKVLYCLKEKFRQSKLTATCENELANILKEQALNYRLDPLLSKLCSAEIQTICSVPNNSITKSDGQVEECLKNALLNHKIVSPACSQEVAQIIEETEVDIDADPLLERACAFDLLRYCKDLEHGAGRRLKCLKIILNDSNRKLEEECNKELSNRLEMYKHVDAGKIENFGDMFHELSSSPSKKYFLVIGISVVGLIFIFGLYCGRLTRRAMYVKKK comes from the exons ATGGTTACAAATGGAGTTTTATTGAAGCTGATGTGTCTGTTAGCGGCATACTTGATAAGCAACATAAAATGTGCTCAATTGCCTGGTGACCTAAAACGTCCGAAGGGAAGATACACTTTGGATTTGTCTGGCTGTGGATTGTTTGAGCAACAATGTTCGCAGTTCGATGACGATCTCGCGCTTCTTTCTTGTGCTTTAACCACAGCGCGTAGTAATAAAACGCAAGTATTGTCTGCCTGTCAGCACAAAGTCTGGTCTCATCAGGCGGAGCTTATAGATAATTCGTATATAAGTAATAAACTTAAACAACCATGTCAAGACGAACAGCTGATACTAGATTGTTTGACACCACCAGAAGTTGCAATAGATTGTGTGCTCAAAAAGAAGGTAGGCGTGAAGAACAGAAGCTGCTGGAGGATGATAAACAAAATTGAGTTGTTGATCTTCAATGATTGGCAgattatttataactttttaaaagcCTGTTCCGATGATATCCAAGCTAACACTTGTGGCAGAATCCCACCTGACTTCAGAAGCCTTTCACAGAGTCAAACATTGAAATGCCTAGAGACTAAGGAACAGGCTCTCAAACCAGAATGCAATGCAGAAATTACTGCTCTGAAGGAAATGAAATATACCACACTTCAAATGGATAAATTAGTGTTTGTGGCTTGTAACTTGGATCTCAAAAATTTCTGTCCAGATGAAGTGCCAGGATCATGGCTTATGTACAAATGTCTTGTAAGGCACAAATATGATAATG CTATGACAAAAAGGTGTCAGGATCAACTTTTCTTTGATCAAAGAAACATGGTTATGAATTACAGAGCAAGTAAAGGCCTTGTCAGGTCTTGTAAAGAAGATATCAGGAAATATCATTGCCGAAAAGGTGTTGTGGATGAAAAAGATGTAAGACTGGcacaaatattattatgcttAGAAAATGTATCACGAAATGATTCTACCAAACTTTCTCATGAATGTACAGCAGAAATGACTGATCACCGAAAAATGCTCATGGATGACTATAGGTTATCTCCAGAATTAATGCATGATTGTGCCAATGACATAACAACACTATGCAGAGGAATTGAAACAGGGGGCAGAACACTGCACTGTTTAATGGATCATGCCAGGCCAAGAAAGCGAAAAGAAAAGAGAATTAGTATTGCTTGTCGAAAGTCTTTGGAAGTTTTAGTGCAAGAGGCTGACCCAGGTGAAGATTGGAGAGTTGACCCCATTTTGCGTAAAGCTTGTAAACCTGTGGTGGACAGTGCTTGTGGAGAAGTTGTTGGTGGTAATGGCAGAGTGATGTCATGTCTCATGGAGAAACTTGGCACAGCAGTTATGAGCAGCGACTGTGAAGCAGCATTAATGCAAATTCAATATTTCATATCAAGGGATTTTAAACTTGATCCACAATTATATAAGGCATGTAAATATGATGCTGTTACACAGTGTAAAACTAAGCTTCATTGGGCTGATGAAAACCAGCAAAAATCAGAGAAAGATCCTTCAGTTTTACCTTGTCTTTATAATTTTGCTTATGATTCAGAATTAAGAGGTAGATTAAAACCGGCATGTGAACAACAAGTAAGGAGAGTAATGAGACAGCGAGCTATCAGTGTTGATCTGCTTCCAGAAATAGAAGATTATTGCATTGATGACTTAACAAACCTATGTATTGGAAATACTGGTAAAGGTGAAGAAATACAATGCTTACAAGATAGAATTAAAGAATTGGCCCCTAAATGTAAAGAGGCTGTCACTAATTTCACTGAAACCCAAAGTGGTCATATAGAGCTTAATGCTGTGGTTAGTAATTACTGCAGAATTCCTACTAAAAAGTTGTGCTCTTTTGAGCTAAACAGCAAGAAAGATGAAGATGATGTACTGGAATGTTTAATAAGTCACAAAAATGACCCAGAAATAAAAAGCAATATTAAATGTAAAGCTGCTATTGACCATGAACAATTAATATCTCTTAGAAATTACCGATTtacaagaaaatttaaaaatgcttgCAAATCCTATGTGGTTAAGTTTTGTCCAAAAGCACAAACTAAAATTCAGGTTGTGACTTGTCTTAGTGAAATTGTCAGGAATGACACTATTAATCGGAAAAAGCACACAATATTTAAAGAATGCCGTCAACAATTAAGGAGCCAACTATTCCAGCAAAAAGAAAGTATAGATTTGGACCCAGAACTGAAGGAAGCATGCAAAAGAGATTTGCAAGAATACTGTCCTAATATGCTACATGCGGAATCAGCAGCATTAGAATGTCTGCAAACAGCTAAAGGACAACTGACAGATAGTTGCCGTAAAGCAATATTTGTTGTACGTAAACAGGAATTTACCGATAATGGCATTGATTACCATTTGATAAATACTTGTAACAACATGATAGATTTGTACTGTCACAATACAGAACCTGCTAAGATTTTAGAGTGTTTAAAG GTTCATCATGATAAACCGGATTTTCCTGAAAGTTGTAAAGTAGTTATTGTGAACAGGATGATTGAACAAAATACAGATTACcgatttaatataaatttgcaAAATGCATGTGatttagatataaaaaaatactgttctGCTATCATTG CTATAGAACCAAAAGATGTTGAGCTCCAAGGCAAAGTTTTATATTGTCTAAAGGAGAAATTTCGTCAATCTAAATTGACTGCTACCTGTGAAAATGAACTTGCTAACATACTTAAAGAGCAAGCATTGAACTATCGGCTGGACCCTTTGCTGAGCAAGCTGTGCAGTGCTGAGATACAAACTATATGTTCTGTGCCAAATAATTCAATTACTAAATCAGATGGAcag GTTGAAGAATGCCTCAAAAACGCATTATTGAATCACAAAATCGTGTCACCGGCATGTTCTCAAGAAGTGGCTCAAATAATTGAAGAAACAGAGGTAGATATTGACGCTGATCCATTGCTAGAGCGGGCTTGCGCATTCGACTTATTAAGATATTGTAAAGATTTGGAGCATGGTGCTGGAAGAC GTCTTAAATGTTTGAAAATAATACTCAATGATAGCAACAGGAAATTAGAAGAAGAATGTAACAAAGAACTCTCTAATAGATTGGAGATGTACAAACATGTTGATGCT GGAAAGATAGAAAACTTTGGTGACATGTTCCATGAATTATCATCATCTCCATCTAAAAAATACTTCCTAGTCATAGGCATTTCTGTAGTAGGTCTCATTTTTATATTTGGTTTATATTGCGGTCGTTTGACCAGAAGGGCTATGTATGTCAAAAAGAAATAG